Proteins co-encoded in one Candidatus Polarisedimenticolia bacterium genomic window:
- a CDS encoding sigma 54-interacting transcriptional regulator — MAGRSFKELQAIQEISRALGRATSLSRGLDLVVESLARELRMERGTVSLLHPGRRDLEIAAAHGLSEEEKRRGRYQIGEGITGQVMAGGEPVVVPRISKEPQFLDRTGARKNSPDAAFLCVPILEGDRPIGTLSVDRSPRESAGFEEDLIFLSGVAALLGLFIRLQRRGDAARPHRADGEGAAPVAGDRVQFKNIIGNSARMQELFRMTEQVARSDATVLLRGESGTGKELVAAAVHHLSGRAGRPFVRVNCAVLPDTLIESELFGHERGAFTGAMERKKGRFELAGDGTIFLDEIAELTPATQAKFLRVLQEREFERVGGSQTLKCSARLLAATNRDLEAAVAAGSFREDLYYRLNVVSIHLPPLRDRKSDIPILAEYFLERSAGANKKPVRRFSPGALELLMAYPWPGNVRELENAMERAVLVCTGLTLYPYHLPPNIQAAGRPKGHAPSLRAAVAQLEKELLSEALANADGNQSRAARLLGISERMVRYKTRKYRLESRQAAPRKT; from the coding sequence CGGAAGAAGCTTCAAAGAGCTGCAAGCCATCCAGGAGATCAGCCGGGCCCTCGGAAGAGCGACCTCCCTCTCCCGCGGCCTCGATCTGGTGGTGGAGAGCCTCGCCCGCGAGCTCAGGATGGAGCGCGGCACCGTGAGCCTCCTGCATCCCGGACGCCGTGACCTCGAGATCGCGGCGGCCCACGGCCTGTCCGAAGAGGAGAAGCGGCGGGGCCGCTACCAGATCGGGGAAGGAATCACCGGCCAGGTCATGGCCGGAGGCGAGCCGGTCGTGGTGCCGCGGATCTCCAAGGAGCCTCAATTCCTGGACCGGACGGGCGCCCGCAAGAATTCCCCCGACGCCGCTTTTCTCTGCGTGCCCATCCTCGAAGGCGATCGTCCCATCGGGACGCTGAGCGTGGACCGCTCCCCCCGGGAGTCGGCGGGATTCGAGGAGGATCTCATCTTCCTCTCCGGGGTCGCGGCGCTGCTGGGCCTGTTCATCCGCCTGCAGCGGCGCGGCGATGCGGCCCGGCCGCACCGCGCCGACGGGGAGGGCGCCGCCCCGGTCGCGGGCGATCGCGTCCAGTTCAAGAACATTATCGGCAACAGCGCGCGGATGCAGGAGCTTTTCCGGATGACGGAGCAGGTGGCGCGCTCCGACGCGACGGTCCTGCTGCGGGGCGAGAGCGGCACCGGCAAGGAGCTGGTGGCGGCCGCCGTCCACCACCTCAGCGGCCGCGCCGGCCGTCCTTTCGTGCGGGTGAACTGCGCCGTTCTTCCCGACACGCTCATCGAGAGCGAGCTGTTCGGCCACGAGCGGGGGGCCTTCACGGGCGCCATGGAGCGGAAGAAGGGGCGCTTCGAGCTGGCCGGGGACGGCACGATCTTTCTCGACGAGATCGCCGAGCTCACTCCGGCCACCCAGGCGAAATTCCTTCGCGTCCTCCAGGAACGGGAGTTCGAACGGGTGGGCGGGAGCCAGACCCTGAAGTGCTCGGCCCGCCTACTGGCCGCGACCAACCGCGATCTCGAGGCGGCGGTAGCGGCCGGATCGTTCCGGGAGGACCTCTACTACCGCCTCAACGTCGTCTCCATCCACCTTCCCCCCTTGCGGGATCGCAAGAGCGACATTCCCATCCTGGCCGAGTATTTCCTGGAGCGCAGCGCCGGCGCCAACAAGAAGCCGGTGCGGCGCTTCTCTCCCGGGGCGCTGGAGCTTCTCATGGCCTACCCGTGGCCCGGGAACGTCCGCGAGCTGGAGAACGCGATGGAGCGCGCCGTCCTCGTCTGCACCGGCCTGACCCTCTATCCCTACCACCTTCCCCCGAACATCCAGGCTGCGGGCCGCCCGAAGGGGCACGCCCCGTCGCTCCGGGCGGCGGTGGCCCAGCTCGAGAAGGAGCTCCTGAGCGAGGCGCTCGCCAACGCCGACGGCAACCAGAGCCGGGCCGCCCGCCTTCTCGGGATTTCGGAGAGGATGGTGCGCTACAAAACGCGGAAGTACCGGCTCGAGTCGCGCCAGGCTGCTCCGCGCAAGACCTAG